A genomic region of Methanobacterium sp. SMA-27 contains the following coding sequences:
- a CDS encoding ABC transporter permease — translation MNWNGCKDEGEDKISELRGINALWRRELKRFIRDRSRLISSVITPVLWLVIFGGGLGTTLSTAGFNYTQFLLPGIIAQTLLFTSIFLGISVIWDRQFGFMKEILVAPIGRISIFAGKMFGVATAAIIQGIIVIVLGTIIGVPLTFIAVGLAIPLMIIITIGLTCIGLIIASLMNSLESFGTIVTFVNLPMFFLSGALFPLTNLPTWIKWAFYINPLTYGVDALRTVMISGWHSFIPLYYDILIICIFDVAVVIIGTYLFSKRQ, via the coding sequence ATTAACTGGAATGGCTGCAAGGATGAGGGGGAGGATAAAATAAGTGAGTTAAGAGGTATCAATGCATTATGGCGCCGTGAACTCAAACGTTTTATCCGTGACAGGTCACGTTTAATTAGCTCTGTAATTACACCTGTACTTTGGCTTGTAATTTTTGGGGGAGGATTAGGAACTACACTTTCAACTGCAGGTTTTAATTACACTCAATTCTTGCTACCCGGTATAATTGCACAGACACTTCTTTTTACCTCAATATTTCTGGGTATATCTGTGATATGGGATAGGCAATTCGGGTTTATGAAGGAAATTCTAGTTGCTCCCATTGGAAGGATTTCAATCTTTGCAGGGAAGATGTTTGGAGTAGCAACAGCAGCTATTATCCAGGGAATTATAGTTATAGTGCTTGGAACAATTATTGGAGTACCCTTAACATTCATTGCAGTAGGACTAGCAATACCATTAATGATAATAATCACAATTGGTTTAACATGCATTGGTCTGATCATTGCAAGTCTTATGAACAGTTTGGAAAGCTTTGGTACTATAGTAACATTTGTTAACCTACCAATGTTCTTTTTAAGCGGTGCACTATTTCCATTAACAAATCTGCCAACATGGATAAAATGGGCATTCTATATAAATCCACTCACCTATGGTGTAGATGCATTGCGAACTGTAATGATAAGTGGATGGCACAGTTTCATACCATTGTACTATGATATATTGATTATTTGTATTTTTGATGTGGCTGTTGTTATTATTGGAACATATCTTTTCAGTAAACGTCAATAA
- a CDS encoding ATP-binding cassette domain-containing protein, with translation MIAIETNGLTKKFGKLTAVDNVNLKVNQGEIFGLLGPNGAGKSTFISMLCTILNPTSGTATVEGYDIVKQASDVRRSIGIVFQDPSIDDKLTGMENMELHADLYNVPRDVMHSRIDEVLKLVELEDRASNLVNTYSGGMRRRLEIARSLIHYPKVLFLDEPTVGLDPQSRDHIWNYIRDLKKRENITIILTTHYMEEADKLCDRIAIIDRSKIVALDTPQKLKSKIEGETIIIESSDNKLLSENVSESKLATNIMETEKELILTVENSHTALARIVELAVSVGIYIYNISIKEPDLDAAFMFFTGKEIREGGGGKELTGMAARMRGRIK, from the coding sequence ATGATAGCAATAGAGACTAATGGTTTAACAAAAAAATTTGGTAAATTAACCGCTGTGGATAATGTAAACCTAAAGGTGAATCAAGGGGAAATATTTGGACTATTAGGTCCTAATGGTGCCGGGAAAAGCACATTCATCTCTATGCTTTGTACTATTTTAAATCCAACATCAGGTACTGCCACTGTAGAAGGATATGATATTGTGAAACAGGCTTCTGATGTTAGACGTTCTATTGGGATTGTTTTTCAGGATCCAAGTATAGATGATAAATTAACAGGTATGGAAAATATGGAATTGCATGCTGATCTATACAATGTGCCCAGGGATGTTATGCACTCGCGAATTGATGAAGTATTGAAGTTAGTTGAACTGGAGGATCGTGCATCAAATCTAGTTAATACTTATTCTGGTGGTATGAGGCGACGATTGGAAATAGCAAGAAGCCTAATACATTATCCAAAAGTACTTTTTTTGGATGAACCAACAGTGGGCTTGGATCCACAAAGTAGAGATCATATCTGGAATTATATCAGGGATCTTAAAAAGCGTGAAAACATCACTATCATATTAACAACCCATTACATGGAAGAAGCAGATAAACTCTGTGATAGGATAGCAATTATTGACCGGAGCAAAATTGTAGCCCTAGATACACCCCAAAAACTTAAAAGTAAAATTGAAGGTGAAACAATAATCATCGAGTCCAGTGATAACAAACTGTTATCTGAAAATGTTTCAGAAAGCAAACTCGCTACAAATATAATGGAAACTGAAAAAGAACTTATTTTAACTGTTGAAAATTCTCATACGGCCCTGGCACGTATAGTTGAATTAGCTGTTTCTGTTGGGATTTATATTTATAATATATCGATAAAAGAGCCTGATCTGGATGCTGCATTCATGTTCTTCACGGGTAAGGAAATTCGTGAGGGTGGAGGAGGCAAAGAATTAACTGGAATGGCTGCAAGGATGAGGGGGAGGATAAAATAA